In Rhodamnia argentea isolate NSW1041297 chromosome 4, ASM2092103v1, whole genome shotgun sequence, the following proteins share a genomic window:
- the LOC115740939 gene encoding oleosin L-like, translating into MSDQRHRTDVTHISHQASPPARQAVKVATATTIGGTLLVLSGLTLTGTVLALIVATPILVLFSPILVPAGIAVAVITAGFLASGGFGAAAVTALTWMYRYFGGRRPAGEEKVEYARTKFGDTARDVKEKAKEFGQYVQHKAQEVTGTA; encoded by the coding sequence ATGTCGGACCAGCGGCACAGGACGGACGTTACCCACATCTCGCACCAGGCGTCCCCGCCGGCGCGGCAGGCAGTGAAGGTCGCGACGGCGACGACGATCGGCGGCACCCTGCTCGTCCTCTCCGGCCTCACCCTGACGGGGACGGTGCTCGCGCTGATCGTGGCGACGCCGATCTTGGTGCTGTTCAGCCCCATCCTCGTGCCGGCAGGGATCGCGGTGGCCGTGATAACGGCGGGGTTCCTGGCGTCCGGCGGCTTCGGGGCGGCGGCGGTGAcggcgctgacgtggatgtACAGGTACTTCGGGGGAAGACGCCCGGCTGGGGAGGAGAAGGTGGAGTACGCGAGGACGAAGTTCGGGGACACGGCGAGGGACGTGAAGGAGAAGGCGAAGGAGTTCGGGCAGTACGTGCAGCACAAGGCTCAGGAGGTGACTGGCACAGCGTAG